In Arcobacter ellisii, a genomic segment contains:
- a CDS encoding transporter substrate-binding domain-containing protein, producing MRLKTLFFLFLIFIFTLNSYAKNQEKKIKLQLQWKHQFEFAGFYMAKEKGFYKDLGVDVEFIEFDGKSNIMDEVLNENVQIGVWGSGLINEWLNGKDIVFLANYFKRSPLALITRPEIRTPEDLIGKRVMIPLFDASSASFQQMFKVFNISKDDLILVEPNFDIPNFEKDKIDATSTFLPNEPYHFIKNGLPYNILDPNNYGVEFYEVNLFTSKKFATQNPLLVKEFVEATNKGWDYALNNINESVNLILEKYNTQHKTKDALLFEANESKKFILQKNYSLGSIDIEKVRKIAELYIELGFAPKKDNLEDILFIKNPTTISLTKEEENFLKEHPTIKIASDKFYPPLDYIKNNKPTGYSIELIEILLKSLGFNVEFKIDGNWDNQIESFKKGELDILTSIFESNFYKENSILTNSYLKAQDVIIVRNGEDSIQNAYDLKGKIIAFPKGYTYLELLKNKGINFTHLEVENMQEALEAVSDCKADATIESDAVMEYLMDKDSYVNLKKVYKIFDNRVGVYHDFHFAVNKEYPILAQMINKALENLSITQKRDLKGKWFDKKESQNIKTILLSDEEKKFIKENPIIKVSNETNFPPFDFTIGNQPYGFSIDILNLLSKKIGVKFEYETSDSWSQLYNDFKDKKIDLLHTLTKTPQRENDGIFSDPYIWYETHFVTRKENPEIKNIEELNGKILVVGKSWSSEEFISKNYPKIKLLVVDNFEEMLEAVSKGEAYAMIGENLMTRYFIKKKGFTNIKISSVFADFNSTERTSYRFLTSKDKPILNQLLNKGLNSLTLKELDELEEKWFGKYDITDKIDELNIKLDDDELSYLSKKKLIKMCVDPNWMPLERINENGFHEGMAADLIKKMSQKLNINIELIKTSSWEQSLEFAKNRECDILSLAMKTEERSKYLDFTSPYLSFPFVIATLHKELFIENIEQILDKEIALVKGYAYSEILKKRYPNKKFIEVTNIKEGLELLSEKKVFAFIDTLVSIGYEIQENNFYNIKIAGKLDVKWDLSLATRNDEPILNRIFQKGVNSILENDKQNAYNKWFSIKFEQSVDYMILWKIIVPIFILIFITIYWNRKLYNEKEKTKKALNSLKNLQDILEIKNFELEKMSNTDKLTNLHNRHKLDDSLKYELSRFHRTNIGFGLIILDIDFFKDVNDTFGHNIGDEVLIEICSVLNKNVRSSDILGRWGGEEFLIIVPNVTKEELEAFAEKLRKEIEEHHFFKVGKKTCSFGLTISKELDNENSIVSRADKALYKAKNKGRNRVEFL from the coding sequence TTGAGATTAAAAACTCTTTTTTTTCTTTTTTTAATTTTTATTTTTACATTAAATTCTTATGCAAAAAATCAAGAGAAAAAAATTAAACTTCAACTTCAATGGAAACATCAATTTGAATTTGCTGGATTTTATATGGCAAAGGAAAAAGGATTTTATAAAGATTTGGGTGTTGATGTTGAATTTATTGAATTTGATGGAAAATCAAATATCATGGATGAAGTTTTAAATGAAAATGTACAAATAGGAGTTTGGGGTTCTGGCCTTATAAATGAGTGGTTAAATGGAAAAGATATAGTTTTTTTAGCCAACTATTTTAAACGTTCGCCATTAGCACTAATTACAAGACCAGAGATTAGAACACCTGAAGATTTGATTGGAAAAAGAGTAATGATTCCTTTATTTGATGCTTCAAGTGCAAGTTTTCAACAAATGTTTAAGGTCTTTAATATTTCAAAAGATGATTTAATATTAGTTGAACCAAATTTTGATATTCCAAATTTTGAAAAAGATAAAATTGATGCAACTTCAACTTTTTTACCAAATGAGCCTTATCATTTTATAAAAAATGGTTTACCTTATAATATTTTAGACCCAAATAATTATGGTGTTGAATTTTACGAAGTAAATCTTTTTACTTCTAAAAAATTTGCAACACAAAATCCTCTTTTAGTTAAAGAATTTGTTGAGGCAACAAATAAAGGTTGGGATTATGCTTTAAATAATATAAATGAAAGTGTTAATCTAATTTTAGAAAAATATAATACACAACATAAAACAAAAGATGCATTGTTATTTGAAGCAAATGAGAGTAAAAAATTTATTTTACAAAAAAATTACTCTTTAGGAAGTATTGATATTGAAAAGGTAAGAAAAATTGCTGAATTATATATCGAATTGGGTTTTGCACCAAAAAAAGATAATCTTGAAGATATTTTATTTATAAAAAATCCTACAACTATCTCTTTAACAAAAGAGGAAGAAAATTTTTTAAAAGAACATCCAACAATCAAAATTGCAAGTGATAAGTTTTATCCACCTTTGGATTATATAAAAAATAATAAACCAACAGGTTATAGTATAGAGTTAATTGAGATATTATTAAAATCTTTGGGATTTAATGTTGAGTTTAAAATAGATGGTAATTGGGATAATCAAATTGAAAGTTTTAAAAAAGGAGAACTTGATATTTTAACATCTATTTTTGAATCAAATTTTTATAAAGAAAATTCAATACTAACAAACTCATATTTAAAAGCTCAAGATGTAATTATTGTTAGAAATGGTGAAGATTCTATTCAAAATGCTTATGATTTAAAAGGCAAAATAATCGCTTTTCCAAAAGGTTATACATATTTAGAGTTACTAAAAAATAAAGGTATAAATTTTACTCATTTGGAAGTTGAAAATATGCAAGAAGCTTTAGAAGCTGTTTCTGATTGTAAAGCAGATGCAACAATAGAATCAGATGCTGTTATGGAATATCTTATGGATAAAGATTCTTATGTGAATTTAAAAAAGGTTTATAAAATATTTGATAACAGAGTAGGGGTTTATCATGATTTTCATTTTGCAGTTAATAAAGAGTATCCAATTTTAGCTCAAATGATTAATAAAGCTTTGGAAAATCTTTCTATTACGCAAAAAAGAGATTTAAAAGGAAAATGGTTTGATAAAAAAGAGTCACAAAATATAAAAACTATTTTATTAAGTGATGAAGAGAAAAAATTTATAAAAGAAAATCCAATAATAAAAGTTAGTAATGAAACAAACTTTCCTCCTTTTGATTTTACAATTGGGAATCAACCTTATGGATTTAGTATTGATATTTTAAATCTTTTATCAAAAAAAATTGGTGTTAAATTTGAATATGAAACAAGTGATAGTTGGTCACAACTTTATAATGATTTTAAAGATAAAAAAATAGATTTATTACATACTCTAACAAAAACACCTCAAAGAGAAAATGATGGAATTTTTTCAGACCCATATATTTGGTATGAAACACATTTTGTAACAAGAAAAGAGAATCCTGAAATTAAAAATATTGAAGAGTTAAATGGGAAAATATTAGTTGTTGGGAAATCTTGGTCAAGTGAAGAGTTTATTTCAAAAAACTATCCAAAAATAAAACTTTTAGTTGTAGATAATTTTGAAGAGATGTTAGAAGCAGTTTCAAAAGGTGAAGCCTATGCAATGATTGGCGAGAATCTAATGACTAGATATTTTATAAAGAAAAAAGGTTTTACAAATATAAAGATTTCTTCGGTTTTTGCAGATTTTAATTCTACTGAAAGAACTTCATATAGATTTTTAACTTCAAAAGATAAACCTATTTTAAATCAGCTTTTAAATAAAGGATTAAATAGTTTAACTTTAAAAGAGTTAGATGAATTAGAAGAGAAATGGTTTGGGAAATATGATATTACTGATAAGATTGATGAATTAAATATTAAACTTGATGATGATGAATTATCATATTTATCAAAAAAGAAATTAATAAAAATGTGTGTTGACCCAAATTGGATGCCACTTGAAAGAATAAATGAAAATGGTTTTCACGAAGGAATGGCAGCAGATTTGATTAAAAAAATGTCACAAAAATTGAATATAAATATAGAGTTGATAAAAACATCTTCATGGGAACAAAGTTTAGAGTTTGCTAAAAATAGAGAGTGTGATATTTTATCTTTAGCTATGAAAACAGAAGAAAGAAGTAAGTATCTTGATTTTACAAGCCCTTATTTATCTTTTCCTTTTGTGATAGCAACATTACATAAAGAACTTTTTATTGAAAATATTGAGCAAATTTTAGATAAAGAGATAGCTTTAGTAAAAGGTTATGCTTATAGTGAAATTCTAAAAAAAAGATATCCAAATAAAAAGTTTATTGAAGTAACAAATATAAAAGAGGGCTTGGAATTATTATCTGAGAAAAAAGTTTTTGCTTTTATTGATACTTTGGTTTCAATTGGTTATGAAATTCAAGAGAATAATTTTTATAACATAAAAATTGCTGGAAAACTTGATGTAAAATGGGATTTATCTCTTGCAACAAGAAATGATGAACCTATTTTAAATAGAATTTTTCAAAAGGGTGTAAATTCTATTTTAGAAAATGATAAACAAAATGCCTATAATAAATGGTTTTCTATTAAGTTTGAACAATCAGTTGATTATATGATTTTATGGAAAATAATTGTTCCTATTTTTATTTTAATTTTTATTACAATTTATTGGAATAGAAAACTTTATAATGAAAAAGAAAAAACTAAAAAAGCATTAAACTCTTTAAAAAATCTTCAAGATATTTTAGAGATAAAAAATTTTGAATTAGAAAAAATGTCTAATACAGATAAATTAACAAATCTTCATAATAGACATAAACTAGATGATTCCTTAAAGTATGAATTATCAAGATTTCATAGAACAAATATTGGTTTTGGATTGATTATTTTAGATATAGATTTTTTTAAAGATGTAAATGATACCTTTGGACATAATATTGGAGATGAAGTTTTAATAGAAATTTGTTCTGTTCTTAATAAAAATGTTAGAAGTAGCGATATTTTAGGAAGATGGGGTGGTGAAGAGTTTTTAATAATTGTTCCAAATGTTACAAAAGAGGAGTTAGAAGCTTTTGCTGAAAAATTAAGAAAAGAGATTGAAGAACATCACTTTTTTAAAGTTGGTAAAAAAACTTGTAGTTTTGGTTTAACTATTAGTAAAGAGTTAGATAATGAAAACTCTATAGTAAGTAGGGCTGATAAAGCATTATATAAAGCAAAAAACAAAGGAAGAAATAGAGTGGAATTTTTATAA
- a CDS encoding response regulator transcription factor has protein sequence MIDYISLEKYGKKISVLFVEDDENIVKEMGFLLGDIFDKVDIAIDGKDGLSKYNEYYKSNEEFYDLIITDIQMPNMNGIDLIKNIYKINPLQKVIVLSAYNEKDYLMELINVGISQFILKPIDYNTFLDVIFKISKEIYETKYKKDSKVSLFIKIDDELIWNKELKQLTYKEEILKLTKKELYLVELLLKYPEKTYSNEEIISYLWRDDFESQGDISNLKNIISRLRKKIPLLNVENIYSFGYRLTIKN, from the coding sequence TTGATAGATTATATCTCTTTAGAAAAATATGGTAAAAAAATCTCAGTTTTATTTGTAGAAGATGATGAAAATATAGTAAAAGAGATGGGTTTTTTACTTGGAGATATTTTTGATAAAGTTGATATTGCTATTGATGGAAAAGATGGATTAAGTAAATATAATGAATATTATAAATCAAATGAAGAGTTTTATGATTTAATAATAACTGATATTCAAATGCCAAATATGAATGGTATTGATTTGATTAAAAATATTTATAAAATAAATCCTTTACAAAAAGTTATTGTTTTATCCGCATACAACGAAAAAGATTATTTGATGGAACTTATAAATGTAGGTATTTCTCAATTTATTTTAAAACCAATTGACTATAACACTTTTTTAGATGTGATTTTTAAAATTTCAAAAGAAATTTATGAAACAAAATATAAAAAAGATTCAAAAGTTTCTTTATTTATAAAAATTGATGATGAACTAATTTGGAATAAAGAGTTAAAACAACTGACATACAAAGAAGAAATTTTAAAACTAACAAAAAAAGAGCTTTATTTAGTTGAACTTCTTTTAAAATATCCAGAAAAAACTTACTCAAATGAAGAGATAATCTCTTATTTATGGAGAGATGATTTTGAAAGTCAAGGGGATATTTCAAATCTAAAAAATATAATTTCAAGACTTAGAAAAAAAATCCCTCTTTTAAATGTTGAAAATATTTATAGTTTTGGTTATAGATTAACTATAAAAAACTAA
- a CDS encoding NAD(P)-binding protein: MKIAIIGAGFSGCNLYNNLKEKYQDITIFEKSRGVGGRISTKYINDKFIDHGTSSIIPITDDLKLFCLDLVKNDVLKSKYDEFIPKNGINNICKFLINENDLVKNTKIEKIIKKDKKWVLEDSNQKIYDDFDLLFLTIPTTQILQLDMELPNDLKEKLQTIKYDSTFSLILYSNENIKLDENKIYENQNVKNIINNSKKYAYKDFSSYVIHSSKEFANEINEKTKEEIYEIFLNSFEKEVVNELKKFTQIPHLWKYAFAKNSLDMPYFFDKELKLGVCGDYFSHNNLEASLLSSEFLGNLNL, translated from the coding sequence ATGAAAATAGCAATCATTGGTGCTGGTTTTTCTGGCTGTAATTTATATAATAATTTAAAAGAAAAATATCAAGATATAACTATTTTTGAAAAATCAAGAGGTGTTGGAGGAAGAATAAGTACAAAATATATAAATGATAAATTTATTGACCACGGAACTTCTTCAATAATACCAATAACTGATGATTTAAAACTCTTTTGTCTTGATTTAGTAAAAAATGATGTATTAAAAAGTAAATATGATGAATTCATTCCTAAAAATGGAATAAATAATATTTGTAAATTTCTAATCAATGAAAATGATTTAGTAAAAAATACAAAAATTGAAAAAATTATTAAAAAAGATAAAAAATGGGTTTTAGAAGACTCAAATCAGAAAATTTATGATGATTTTGATTTACTTTTTCTTACAATTCCAACTACACAAATTTTACAATTGGATATGGAACTTCCAAATGATTTAAAAGAGAAACTACAAACTATCAAATATGACTCAACTTTTTCTTTGATTTTATACTCAAATGAAAATATAAAATTAGATGAAAACAAAATATATGAAAACCAAAATGTAAAAAATATTATAAATAATTCAAAAAAATATGCTTACAAAGATTTTAGTTCTTATGTAATTCACTCATCAAAAGAGTTTGCAAATGAAATAAATGAAAAAACAAAAGAGGAAATCTATGAAATTTTTTTAAATAGTTTTGAAAAAGAAGTTGTAAATGAGTTAAAAAAATTTACACAAATTCCTCATCTTTGGAAATATGCCTTTGCAAAAAACTCTTTAGATATGCCATATTTTTTTGATAAAGAGTTAAAATTAGGTGTTTGTGGTGACTATTTTAGTCATAATAATTTAGAAGCATCTCTTTTAAGTTCAGAATTTTTAGGAAATCTAAACTTATAA
- a CDS encoding XdhC family protein, which produces MFLDKKILDFIKNCKNRKLDITITTVVETFGSTYAKVGNMMLVNSQNEFTGILGSSFLQNKILELSKISLEKKEINFFESIAKDESTGHGTSKYKVEPFFYDKDYKDLDKNLKKLFSLLIFGSGAHVTSLILMANLLGWETTVIDVEIHNEFVKEADTLIELKKLEDILSMDLNSFDASVILSHSPKTDDIYLKALINSNMNYIGMMGNKKNMQRIKQEFNLQNDKRFFAPIGLDIGGNTHQAIALSICAQIEARKNKKI; this is translated from the coding sequence ATGTTTTTAGATAAAAAAATTTTAGATTTTATAAAAAATTGTAAAAATAGAAAATTAGATATAACTATAACAACAGTAGTTGAAACTTTTGGTTCTACATATGCAAAAGTTGGAAATATGATGCTTGTAAATTCACAAAATGAATTTACAGGTATTTTAGGAAGTTCTTTTTTACAAAATAAAATTTTAGAGTTATCAAAAATTTCATTAGAAAAAAAAGAGATAAATTTTTTTGAATCAATTGCTAAAGATGAATCAACAGGTCATGGAACTTCAAAATATAAAGTTGAACCTTTTTTTTATGATAAAGATTATAAAGATTTAGATAAAAATTTAAAAAAACTTTTTTCACTTTTGATTTTTGGCTCTGGAGCTCATGTTACTTCTTTGATTTTAATGGCGAACTTATTAGGTTGGGAAACAACAGTTATTGATGTAGAAATTCATAATGAATTTGTAAAAGAAGCAGATACATTAATAGAATTAAAAAAACTTGAAGATATTTTATCTATGGATTTAAACTCTTTTGACGCAAGTGTAATTTTAAGTCATAGTCCAAAAACTGATGATATTTATCTAAAAGCTTTGATTAATTCAAATATGAATTATATTGGAATGATGGGAAATAAAAAAAATATGCAAAGAATAAAACAAGAGTTTAATTTACAAAATGATAAAAGATTTTTTGCTCCAATTGGTTTAGATATTGGAGGAAATACTCATCAAGCTATTGCTTTATCAATTTGTGCTCAAATAGAAGCTAGAAAAAATAAAAAGATTTGA
- a CDS encoding xanthine dehydrogenase family protein molybdopterin-binding subunit, which produces MKLTRREFIKNSALVSSAFVIGFNLPIKGMAAQLEKKKEVIEPNAFIKIDKDNKITFILGQVEMGQGAYTGIAMCIADELDAYWDEIIFEPAPVKDVYNIPGMPMMLTGGSMSIKTQQQRVRQVGATLRYMLKTAASKKWQVRIYDVETKDSFVINKRTKEKLSYGSLIDEIKNMPIPSDVKLKDKSEYNLIGKRVKRHPIEVEEKITGKAKFGIDVRLPDMKYAALVQPRVFGGKIKSYDDSKAKNMAGVLKIKQLPNEKIAVIANHWYQAKLASEAINVIWDNGEFEKISTADLEKEYKSYLGKEDLPIMKKDGDSKTAFDKAFKVVEAEYSFPFLAHAPMEPLNCTVHHQGSKAFMSVGGQFQTLYRGTAAKILGIEPENVEYYNNYLGSSFGRRANLASDFVVDAVLVAKDEAWPIQTLWTREDDIKMGYYRPMTLSKAKMAVDKKGNITAFKADIINQSLTKGTMFESMMFKDGIDKTQREGLDDHPYKIATHDLKAFCPSSPIPVLWLRSVGHTVSAPIVENIIDQAAIASNLDPIDFRIKNLKEPRFIKLLENVSKQSNWKKREKNSGYGVAIAESFGSIVAYVVKVKVENNDYKVEHVWAAVDCGIAVNPLGIENQIEGAINFTIGYIKSAQITLTNGAVDQNNFYDYEVNRISDAPLSINVEIINSGEKIGGIGEVGVPPMFAAIINALYDVTGKRYTSFPIKLG; this is translated from the coding sequence ATGAAATTAACTAGAAGAGAATTTATTAAAAATAGTGCACTTGTTAGTTCAGCTTTTGTTATAGGATTTAATCTTCCAATTAAAGGAATGGCAGCTCAATTAGAAAAGAAAAAAGAAGTTATTGAACCAAATGCTTTTATAAAAATTGATAAAGATAATAAAATCACATTTATTCTTGGTCAAGTTGAGATGGGGCAAGGAGCATATACAGGAATTGCCATGTGTATTGCTGATGAGTTAGATGCTTATTGGGATGAGATTATTTTTGAACCAGCACCAGTTAAAGATGTTTATAATATTCCAGGCATGCCTATGATGTTAACGGGTGGTTCTATGAGTATTAAAACTCAACAACAACGTGTACGACAAGTTGGTGCAACTTTAAGATATATGCTAAAAACTGCTGCATCAAAAAAATGGCAAGTTAGAATTTATGATGTTGAAACAAAAGATTCATTTGTAATAAATAAAAGAACAAAAGAGAAATTATCTTATGGTAGTTTAATTGATGAAATAAAAAATATGCCAATTCCAAGTGATGTGAAATTAAAAGATAAAAGTGAATATAACTTAATAGGAAAAAGAGTTAAAAGACATCCAATAGAAGTTGAAGAAAAAATAACAGGAAAGGCTAAATTTGGTATTGATGTTAGACTTCCTGATATGAAATACGCAGCACTTGTTCAACCAAGAGTATTTGGTGGAAAAATTAAAAGTTATGATGACTCTAAAGCAAAAAATATGGCAGGAGTTTTAAAAATAAAACAACTTCCAAATGAAAAAATTGCTGTAATTGCAAATCATTGGTATCAAGCAAAACTTGCAAGCGAAGCAATAAATGTTATTTGGGATAATGGGGAGTTTGAAAAAATTAGTACAGCTGATTTAGAAAAAGAGTATAAGAGTTATTTAGGTAAAGAAGATTTACCAATAATGAAAAAAGATGGTGATAGTAAAACTGCATTTGATAAAGCTTTTAAAGTTGTAGAGGCTGAGTATTCTTTCCCATTTTTAGCCCATGCTCCAATGGAACCACTAAACTGTACAGTTCATCATCAAGGTTCTAAAGCATTTATGAGCGTTGGTGGACAATTTCAAACTTTATATAGAGGAACAGCTGCAAAAATTTTAGGAATAGAACCTGAAAATGTTGAATATTATAATAATTATTTAGGAAGTAGTTTTGGAAGAAGAGCAAATCTTGCAAGTGATTTTGTCGTTGATGCTGTTTTAGTTGCAAAAGATGAAGCTTGGCCAATTCAAACTTTATGGACAAGAGAAGATGATATAAAAATGGGTTATTATAGACCAATGACTTTAAGCAAAGCAAAAATGGCAGTTGATAAAAAAGGAAATATCACAGCTTTTAAAGCTGATATAATAAATCAATCTTTAACAAAAGGAACAATGTTTGAATCAATGATGTTTAAAGATGGGATAGATAAAACTCAAAGAGAAGGTCTTGATGACCATCCATATAAAATAGCAACTCATGATTTAAAAGCCTTTTGTCCAAGTTCTCCTATTCCTGTTTTATGGTTACGTTCAGTTGGGCACACTGTTTCAGCTCCTATTGTTGAAAATATAATTGACCAAGCTGCAATAGCAAGCAATCTTGACCCAATAGATTTTAGAATCAAAAATTTAAAAGAGCCAAGATTTATAAAACTTCTTGAAAATGTTTCAAAGCAATCAAACTGGAAAAAACGAGAAAAAAATAGTGGTTATGGAGTTGCAATTGCTGAAAGTTTCGGTAGTATCGTGGCTTACGTTGTAAAAGTAAAAGTTGAAAACAATGATTATAAAGTTGAACATGTTTGGGCAGCTGTTGATTGTGGAATAGCTGTAAATCCACTAGGAATTGAAAATCAAATTGAAGGTGCAATTAATTTTACAATTGGATATATTAAATCTGCTCAAATTACCCTAACAAACGGAGCAGTTGACCAAAACAATTTTTATGATTATGAAGTAAATAGAATTAGTGATGCGCCACTTAGTATAAATGTTGAAATTATAAATTCAGGTGAAAAAATAGGTGGAATTGGTGAAGTTGGAGTTCCTCCAATGTTTGCTGCTATTATAAATGCACTTTATGATGTAACTGGAAAAAGATACACAAGTTTTCCTATAAAACTAGGATAA
- a CDS encoding chemotaxis protein CheW, protein MTNTNVSVELEKLEKLLNKVGDLVITNSMMAQTIDNLPSGEAKKSLLEKINLLQRHIVELQDYATDIRMVKFESMYETYNNFLKEIIPQNKKIKFILVGGETKVDKSLIELLDTLIKKIISNAVSYGIETVEERVLKDKNEEATLKLIVNQLNGQISFCIEDDGVGLNKEDIEEMTGINEYTNKFNADLEVESETDKGTKVSIIVPLTHSILDGLNIKIGNNIFILPTSSIVESIQPTTDMIKFVGDGSSQLLMLRNEFIPIIRLYEYFNIVPKSKKLEDGILIIVKSQEQKAAFLIDEFLQQQQVVLKAIETNFRKVESVAGATVRGDGSIGIIIDVKTILEAN, encoded by the coding sequence ATGACAAATACAAATGTAAGTGTAGAATTAGAAAAATTGGAAAAACTTTTAAATAAAGTAGGTGATTTAGTAATCACAAATTCTATGATGGCTCAAACAATTGATAATTTACCTTCAGGAGAAGCTAAAAAAAGCCTACTTGAAAAAATCAATCTTTTACAAAGACATATAGTTGAACTTCAAGATTATGCAACAGATATAAGAATGGTTAAATTTGAAAGTATGTATGAAACATACAATAATTTTTTGAAAGAGATAATTCCCCAAAATAAAAAAATAAAGTTTATCTTAGTTGGTGGAGAGACCAAAGTTGATAAATCACTTATTGAATTATTAGATACTTTAATTAAAAAAATCATCTCAAATGCTGTTAGTTATGGAATTGAAACTGTAGAAGAGAGAGTTTTAAAAGATAAAAATGAAGAAGCAACTTTAAAATTAATTGTAAATCAATTAAATGGACAAATTAGTTTTTGTATAGAAGATGATGGTGTAGGACTTAACAAAGAAGATATTGAAGAGATGACTGGAATAAATGAGTACACAAATAAATTTAATGCAGATTTAGAAGTGGAAAGTGAAACAGATAAAGGAACAAAAGTTTCAATAATAGTACCTTTAACTCACTCTATTTTAGATGGATTAAATATAAAAATTGGAAATAATATATTTATTCTTCCTACTTCTTCTATTGTTGAATCAATTCAACCAACAACTGATATGATAAAGTTTGTAGGTGATGGAAGTAGTCAATTATTGATGTTAAGAAATGAATTTATTCCAATAATAAGATTATATGAGTATTTTAATATTGTTCCCAAATCAAAAAAATTAGAAGATGGAATTTTAATTATTGTAAAATCCCAAGAACAAAAAGCTGCTTTTTTAATAGACGAATTCTTACAACAACAGCAAGTAGTTCTAAAAGCAATAGAGACAAATTTCAGAAAAGTTGAAAGTGTTGCTGGTGCAACTGTAAGAGGTGATGGAAGTATTGGTATAATAATTGATGTAAAAACTATTTTAGAAGCTAATTAA
- a CDS encoding nucleotidyltransferase family protein, with amino-acid sequence MEKLNNLAILILAAGSSSRLGKPKQLLKYKNESLLKISVKKALKISSNIFVVLGHEKEKCEHELKEFKNINLIYNKNYKDGMGTSISFGISYTKYFENTLIMLCDQPFIPIKHLNSLKKEIDNKSIISSIYEENENPTVPAIFPKKFYNKLLKLDTNKGAKEILKKEKNISIKLLKKYSIDIDTKEDLNYLE; translated from the coding sequence ATGGAAAAATTGAATAATTTAGCAATTTTAATTTTAGCAGCAGGAAGTTCAAGTAGACTTGGCAAGCCAAAACAGTTATTAAAATATAAAAATGAATCTCTTTTAAAAATATCAGTTAAAAAAGCTTTGAAAATTTCAAGTAATATTTTTGTTGTTCTAGGACATGAAAAAGAAAAGTGTGAACATGAGTTAAAGGAATTTAAAAATATAAATCTAATTTATAACAAAAATTATAAAGATGGTATGGGAACTTCTATATCTTTTGGTATTAGTTATACAAAATATTTTGAAAACACTTTAATAATGCTTTGTGACCAACCATTTATACCAATAAAACATCTAAACTCTTTAAAAAAAGAAATTGATAATAAATCTATAATCTCTTCAATTTATGAAGAAAATGAAAATCCAACTGTTCCTGCTATTTTTCCTAAAAAGTTTTATAACAAACTTTTAAAATTAGATACCAACAAAGGTGCAAAAGAGATTCTAAAAAAAGAAAAAAATATATCAATAAAACTTTTAAAAAAGTATTCAATAGATATTGATACAAAAGAGGATTTAAACTATTTAGAGTAG